Part of the Mastacembelus armatus chromosome 6, fMasArm1.2, whole genome shotgun sequence genome, ATGGCAGTCACGGATGATAAGGCAGTTCAAAAACATAATAGTCTGTGGCAGCTTAAAACTCACCAGATTTGCATACTACATATaatttgtagttgtttttttttcctattgaTCTAATTTGTTGAATGACTGTGTTGCCTTTGCAGTGCTGGTGGTGAGGGTGATGTCAGCTCATGATAAAGGCTCCCATGCAGAGGTGGAGGTCAAGGTTAAGAAAGTCTTGTACCAGAACCCTCAGATGAAAATCCAGAGGGGAAGCATCACTCTTTATCCAGAATCCTGGACCACCCAAGGCTGTACCTGTCCCATCCTCAGCCCAGGTTAGCTGCAGCCGGTTTCAGCAAGAAGCTTTATTGCTCACGATGCAGAAGCTTATAATTAGTTTACTCTTAAGTGAACAATCTACCAGCTTTGTGCTGAACAGAAGATCTTTGTCACCCTCACAGAGGCTTTGAGTGGGTGCCAATGTCCCAGCATCACTCATTTAGATTGGACATTTACAGCTTAGATTAGAACCACTGCTATGTTATGAGACTATTTCACATCTAACACTTCATTATAATGATTTTTGACAACATTCATCAATGCCAACCATCGCAAATCAGAATTTAGCAGGTTGATTCTAGTTATATAACAATGATGTCCACAGTGATTTCTCCCTTGTTCTGTGtattataatgacattttcagtAGAGTTAAATTTGACTGAGGCTCTGCTTTGCCTTCGTTCCAGGATCTGAGTATGTGGTAGCGGGTCATGAAGACTGGAAGACCGGTCAACTGACGGTCAACACCAAGAGCCTTGTTAAACAATGGAAGCCAAGCCTGGGACGCAAAATCCTCCACATCCTCAGGAAAGATTGCAGCCACCGGTAGGGCTCTGTCAAGAGGGATTTAGAGATGGAGGATCAACTGTGATATACACAGGGTGTTATGGATGAGTGAAATAATGGGCAAGACGAACATTTTGAAGCATTGCTTGGACACTaaagtgaaagcaaaacaaGGCCCCAAAAACAGGATGCTACAAGACTGTGCTAAAACTGTGGTGGGGGAATAAGCGCACACTTGTAAAGAGATACCTCAGCAGGCTACAGTCACTTAAGGATCAAAGCAAGCCATAAAGACTTTGATCCAGACAAAGCTGATTTTGGTTATGCCTCAGCTCATACTTCTTTCCAGATTATTACAAAGCAATAAGAAGTGCATGCCAAATTCTCAATTGTACTTTATTTCCTGGCTGAGGTAGCTGTCAGAGTTGATGAGCCAAAACACAGTCATGTCCTGCTGTATCTATTTTATTGAgagctttttattttgtaaggtGCAGACTGAATTAGCATTGTTATCTCAGATATTGAGGATAAATCATGAATgagtcagagtgtgtgtgtgtgtgtgtgcgtgtgtgtgtgtgtggatgtttgcATATGCTTGATGTCCTTGGCAGGGAGTCTGGAACTATGCAGGTCAGAACAAGTAACTCCTGGGTaaggatgaaaaaaacattaaaggaaTCAGGTGGCTTAATCTGAAGAGCTCTGCTTTTCTCTGACACACTTGCCCGCCTGTTGTCTGAGAAGTGCAAAACACACTCCACCACCTCTGTTCTGCAGTACATGGAAGCGGCTGTAACTCAGCAGACTGAGTTTACTCTTACGGCTCATTCAGGTTTTCAGGTTGCTTAAGTCTGACTTAATTCTGGAAGCATTTTCTTCTGCCCTCATAACATCTGCTTCCCCATGACAATGATTCACTTAGGAAGGCCTATCTGACCCTGTGGGAGCCAgtgcgtgtatgtgtatgtttccGTTTTAGGCCTGTGACTCCTGCTgccccaaaataaataagtatTAAAAGCCTGGGACATCACACTGTATCAAATCCAGAGCCCACAGGCTGTTTTGAGACAGGTCCGGTTAAGAATAGGCCTGGTCTGCTGTCTCCAAGGAGAAGGACAAACAGTGTCAGGAGACATGATGCATTCCTCAGCCATGACATCAGAGCCTGTGTCCTTGTCCCACAGACTTTaccaaaataagagaaaatgtgCTGGAGGTTTCCTTGTAAAGGACAAACTGGTGATTAAGGGTGCACGAATGTATTCTGCCATCACTCTGATTctactgctgtgtttctgtatgttgcCTTCTCATCTACACTATACCAGCTACATGTGAGTGTGCTCATTCTAAATGCTTCATGGAAAAGTCTATGTCATCcctttatttacatatttcctTCACATTCTGCTGAACCAGGAAGTTATGACTAACCTGATGTGTCTCCACTAGCAGAGGAGGTTGACATATGTATAACCTATGTCTTAGTACCGCCCTCCTTCGGttaaaagagagaaatacaTGGATGTTGGTGATGTAATTGAATATATTGAACCCGCAGGCCTTTGCAAATATGTACACAACATTCAGTCAAGATTTATAACAATTTATTTCTTATAAAAACTGCCTCAAATTAtaagcaaagaaataaatataaatataaatatttaatagcaGCTATTCATTTCCTCACAAGGTCTGAAGCATAGCAGGATTCACCAAAACCATTTTTTGCATGATTCTCttgcatatttctttttcatattttctaaaggcagtacataaaaatataactaaaatgaaaacactacaTTTCATAAAGGTATGCCCATTgcctattgtttttttctttggaaaatAAATAGTAGTAGGTTAGTGACACAAGTCTTGCGTTTGCTAAAAGAATGGCCTAACAAGCAGTGGAAATTTACGTCAGAGAGAAATATTGCATATTTGCTATCAGTCTGAAGAGGTCTGTTGCCTCTGAGCTGCCATGCTCTTTCTGGTTTGCCTTGAGTTTTGGTGCATGCTTAGTAGTCATCTCCCCTGCTCACTACCTCCTTGCAGGTGGGCCTGAGTAGGATGGTGTGCTCATACTGGGCGGTGTAGCTGCCTTTGATGTCGCAGAGAGGTGGGTATGGGTCTATGATGCCAAGGTCACACAGATTCTTCAACGCCATAAGGTATTTGCTCTCGCCCAGACGGTCCAGCCAGCGGCGGCAGAATGCCAAGGTGCCAAAGTTCTCATTGATCACATTCAGCAAATGTTTAGCCCTTGGtagcctgcagcacagtgacaaCATAGAGTCAAAAGTGACATGACAAACTGGAGGTTGAATGTAAAAGGATATGCAGATGTGATGCTTTATTCACTCGACAGGGGTGGAagacaaaaattaaatatgGAGCATTGTAAATAATTTTCAGAATCAATATTTTGAATTTCAGCACGGAAATGAGATAAAAACAGTGACCTTATTGGCACGTGTCCGACATTGAAGTTTTTCATGTAATGTGAGCACTCCATGTCATCGTGGACTGCACCTCTTCCTGTGCTGCCAAATGTCTCAATGGCATACACTTCACCTTcctgagaggaaacaaaagacataaaacaggctactttgttttgttgctgacaAAAAATGTAGAATTGCCATGAAAGTTTTATTCATACAAAGTCACCGATCTGACTGTATCTATAGCATAAAAGTACATGCAAAGCTGACTAGGTATGATGTTACGGAAACGGGCACAAACACTCCACAGGGAACAGAGAGTACACTTAAGAAAAACCTCAAGTTGTCAGCAGTGAACATATTCCTGTGTAGTCTATTAAGGACAGTAGCATACTTTCTAGAGCAGCCTCTCTGTGAGTTGATTGGTTGGGTTTCATTGGCATTCTACGTCTCTATCAGTGCATGGCTGTTGTTGGATTCCCTGTGGTATTAGCTGATAACATTGCGACACCCTCTCTCGCTGCAACGATAATCAGTCAAAGCCCGAGCAGCCCCGTGGCCCACCCAGCTGCCGCTCCAGCAGTGCACTCTCTGATCACAAAGATGTTAATGGCCCTGTTACACGCGCACGCTTCAGctaaaaatacaacacacaaaGCTGCCACATCAGCAGCACCCCCACCCCTCACATTCCTGGAACCATCAGGTAAAAAGTTTGATGCAGCAACTTGCCAATTAAATGCTCAGTTCCATCCAAATAGAGTCATGTACTGCAGCTGTGCGACTGCAAAACAGGCATGGATCTAATTGTAGTCTAGGGAAATATAATACAATGCAAAGCCATGTTTCTCCTTGGTGAAACACCAGCCTGGTAATGAACTCTGATTGCCCACGTTTGTGTGCTGTCCCAGTAAAATGAGTGGCTGGACTTTTAACACTTGTTGCTGCTCAGGGTAGGTGGTAAATCCTTTAAAGGTGTAATTAAAATGCTGATCAGGGTGACTAAACTGCTAGAGCAGTCACTTTATTTGACACCACACTGCAATGCTAACCAGCCCTACATTCTTCCAATTACAATTACGAATTTAAAGGGTTTATTATGCAACGCAGTAGGAAAGGTTTAATTTCGGACATTCTGTCTGCAGTCCTGTTTTGCGCTCTTGAAGGCAGTCGTATCATGCGTCTCAGTTTAAGTAACTAGTTAAATTTGACTAGCTCAAATCGTGTACGTTGGATACAAACCTCCATCCTTGTGGCCTCTCCACCTTTAACAATAGGGACTGTCTTCCCTGAGTGTATCCTGTATTGTCCAATGGAGTGGCCATTAAGATTTCTGATTGGCTTCACTATAAAGACAACACCATGCAGACATTTAATAAATAGAAAGCCATACTGAACTGATGCATGAGGAAAAGGTGACAAGTAACCTTATTTTACCTTGATATGTTTTCCCGTCTATCTCCACTTCATAAGACTCCATGACCTCCTGAATGGTCTCGCCAACGTCACACAGACGCACATCTATTCCGGCAAACTGGGATGAAGAGACGGTTACTCTCATATCAGTAAATGACATTACATTCTTCTCTGAACAGATGACCAGGATAGTATTTGCCTGTCGTGTTTGTGATGTGTCTTATTTATAAGCAATGCTAAAATATTTTGTGGTAAAGTACACAATCTTCTGAGTAGTAACCAAGGAACAATAAGGAAGAAATCAGGAAATTACTGCTAACTGCTAATCAGAGACTTATTTATTATAAGAGGTTAACAAGTAAATACTATGTTGACATGTGTGTAGATACGTGTGAATCTGTACTGACCAGTTTTCTGAATTATTACTTTATGAAGGGAGAGCTGTGTTACCCTGATGCCGGTGTTCGTTGCATCTCTCACAGCCTCCAGCAGTCTGTCAAACTTTGGATTGAATGTGACGGTGAAGGCACAGTCTATTATTCGACCTAAAAGACCAAACATCTCGGTTACTGCTCAAGCCGGAATCTTTTGCAGATATATTCAGCATGTATTGAATTTTAACAACAGGAAGTTAATTAACCTATACAAAGAGTTCATTTAAAGCAGTAAGAATTATATTGTAATCATCATTTTGCCAGTTTCATAATGAACGCCAAGTGGGAAAAAGCGCAGCATAACTCCAAAAGCATCTTAAAAATTATTAGTGAGTTCTCACCATTAATATGCGTTCCAAAGTCAATTTTGCAAACGTCGTCGTAGCGCAGTACCGTGGGGTCTCCTGCATTTGGGGTGTAGTGTGCGGCACAGTGGTTGATGGAGCAGCCTGTTGGGAAGGCCAGGCCTGCCTTTAAGCCGTTTTCTTTGATGAGCCGCCTGGAGCAGTCCTCTAGCTTCTCACTGCCACAAAGAGAAAGCAAAGACTGAGACTGCTGTCAGAACAAAGCATCTAGAGGAGGTTGCAGTATTTCCTCCATTTTCCATGATTAAAATAGTTTCTTGTACGATGGCACGATGAAGTGCCAAAACCATATGTGAAATCAGCAAGAAAAACCAAGATTAAAATCCCATAAAAGAGGATCATTATAGTGCATTTCTTACCAGATGTCAATCATGGTCATCTCTGGTTTGATCCAACTCCTGACATAAGAGCGGACCTGTCGGTGAGCCTCAGCTGCCTGTCTGAAATCACTCCACATCTCCTCGTTAGCCCTGTCCAGTGCTCGCTTTTCCTCACTAGTGGTCCGCCACGCTGCAGTGCGCCTGGTGGGAGGCAGAAAGGCAAGCCACAGAGAGGGGGCATTCAATAGTTTCttaatgtataaatatttattctaCTCAACACTTTTGTTAGTGTGTTTGCAGCTACTTAAACTAAGACTAATATGACagatttaatttgtttatacCTAAGCAGGAAATTACTACACACTAAACAGTGCACCTCATTATGTTGTCCAGTACAAATAAGTGCAAATAAAAACTAGGCATGTCACACACTAGAAGTCTACTGCTGAGTGTGAGGGACAATGTGGAGGTCACACACCCGTCTTTCGATGGGGGATATTCACACTCCTCTCCCTTTGGAAAGTCTCCGCTGGGATACAGCTCACAAACAGGGACTGAGGGAGGGTCAGTCTGTCCCTTCACTGTGGCCCAGATAGAAGGAAGGAGAAGCAGTGGGAAGCAGCTCAGGAGAGACAAGTAAACATAACTTATCCTCTCTGTTCCTGGCATTGACATTTTAACCAAAGAAACATGCACAGCTTCTGACCTACAGATCTAATTAAGTGAGTCACCatggaataaaagaaaaatactgaatcTTACTGACAGAAAAATCTGTGGTAACATAAAAGCAATTGTCTTATACAGTGgaatataataatatacaatatgtatTTGACTCATgccacactgaaacacagacaccaCTTGGCTTTCATTGCATCTGTATGTTAATGTTGAACATGCTGTCATTAATTCTGTCCCACCTGCTCGACATTTAAGGCCCCGCTGTATTTTGCTCCTGTGTCAGTCCTGCATTGTGCAACTCTCATGGCACTAATTAACCAAGTCGTACTGCTTGTGTGCACCTGTTTGTGCACCTGTTTtgtgtacatctgtgttttgtgtacatCTGTAAAAGTAAATATTGTGTCATTGCGTTATGAAGTTTTAATTCAAATGCTAAATTGAATAGATTTAATGGAAACAGCCCAAGTGTGATCCGCTGTGGACTGCAGAGATGCATTTTGCCTCACTAAGAAAAATACAACCAGCTTacatcctttcttctttttcttctttttcttcttttttccagcTGAGTTCTCTCCCTCATCCCCATCTGTTGGAAGCATCATTAGTTTCAACACAGTTTATAGAGTGAAATATCGACGGGGGCTGGGCACAGCTCCCAAAGAGCTACTGAAAATCAGATATCACATTGCCTGTATGTACAGTTGAATTTCACTCTGCACTTCCAGGGACTTAAAAGTTCAGCAGAATTACCACTgcagatgaggatgatgatgttAGTTACCTTCTTCTCCATCCTCTTTGTCTTCCAGTGTTTGCAGCTCTAACTGTTTTGCCACATCCCCAACACCTCCGGCTTCTCCATCCCCCTCAGCCTCATTTGTCCCTGCTGCAAAGTCACACGCCCtcgtgcatgcatgtgcaggTGAACACACACGTGTACACCAGCGGTGTGCATGgacaggcgcacacacacacacacacacacacacacacagaaacgcACACACATGGAGAGTGAGTGAATTAGTGATTTCAAGAAAGTGCATCCACTACAATCTAAACTTGGCAGGGTCTCTGCATAAATTCTTTCTATAGCTTGGAAGTCAATATCCTCAAGGGCATATGTACCTTGCAGCATTATGACATTTACCCCGTCAAACGGTGCTGTACGGGACACACTTGACTTAGGGCAGGTTTAACAACTCAGGCGGTTTTTATATTTCCACATTATGAGGCAGGAAAGCTGAAATGATcttcatgttttgcttttttgagtGGTTGCCATCTTATTGCACTAAAACTGTGGATATTCCTATTACATAAATTCATGCCGCTTAGGGGGATTTATAGGATGGA contains:
- the LOC113133032 gene encoding methionine aminopeptidase 2-like isoform X2, which encodes MAELEPQPEVNPQLLNGDEFTEEREDADVSESVKKKRRKKKRNKTTVLAGTNEAEGDGEAGGVGDVAKQLELQTLEDKEDGEEDGDEGENSAGKKKKKKKKKKGLKGQTDPPSVPVCELYPSGDFPKGEECEYPPSKDGRTAAWRTTSEEKRALDRANEEMWSDFRQAAEAHRQVRSYVRSWIKPEMTMIDICEKLEDCSRRLIKENGLKAGLAFPTGCSINHCAAHYTPNAGDPTVLRYDDVCKIDFGTHINGRIIDCAFTVTFNPKFDRLLEAVRDATNTGIRFAGIDVRLCDVGETIQEVMESYEVEIDGKTYQVKPIRNLNGHSIGQYRIHSGKTVPIVKGGEATRMEEGEVYAIETFGSTGRGAVHDDMECSHYMKNFNVGHVPIRLPRAKHLLNVINENFGTLAFCRRWLDRLGESKYLMALKNLCDLGIIDPYPPLCDIKGSYTAQYEHTILLRPTCKEVVSRGDDY
- the LOC113133032 gene encoding methionine aminopeptidase 2-like isoform X1, giving the protein MAELEPQPEVNPQLLNGDEFTEEREDADVSESVKKKRRKKKRNKTTVLAGTNEAEGDGEAGGVGDVAKQLELQTLEDKEDGEEVKGQTDPPSVPVCELYPSGDFPKGEECEYPPSKDGRTAAWRTTSEEKRALDRANEEMWSDFRQAAEAHRQVRSYVRSWIKPEMTMIDICEKLEDCSRRLIKENGLKAGLAFPTGCSINHCAAHYTPNAGDPTVLRYDDVCKIDFGTHINGRIIDCAFTVTFNPKFDRLLEAVRDATNTGIRFAGIDVRLCDVGETIQEVMESYEVEIDGKTYQVKPIRNLNGHSIGQYRIHSGKTVPIVKGGEATRMEEGEVYAIETFGSTGRGAVHDDMECSHYMKNFNVGHVPIRLPRAKHLLNVINENFGTLAFCRRWLDRLGESKYLMALKNLCDLGIIDPYPPLCDIKGSYTAQYEHTILLRPTCKEVVSRGDDY